Proteins from a genomic interval of Stenotrophomonas sp. WZN-1:
- the putA gene encoding bifunctional proline dehydrogenase/L-glutamate gamma-semialdehyde dehydrogenase PutA: MNAPSPSPAAHDAPRPGALLSPELPAPPNPFRQAITDAWLKDEASHVRELLAQARLPAEEQAKVQALAADLVGRVRVRAKDQGAIEAFMRQYDLGSEEGVLLMCVAEALLRIPDQDTADKLIRDKLADADWEKHLGGSDSVLVNASTWGLMLTGKLVQMNDATRADAPSAFKRLVGRVGEPVVRLAVRQAMKIMGHQFVMGRTISEALSRSHKGDNADYRYSFDMLGEGALTMKDALRYLEDYRRAIHAIGGDHKARGGRPEGDVNNAPGISIKLSALYPRYEHAKRERVLKDLVPGVLELAQLAKSYGIGCTVDAEESDRLELSLDIIEQVFSDASLAGWDGFGVVVQAYQKRTPYTIDHLADMARRAGRRLQVRLVKGAYWDAEIKRAQIEGYPGYPVFTRKQNTDVSYLACAKRLFTHADAIYPMFATHNAHTIAAVRSIANGGVYEHQKLHGMGDDLYAEVVPADRLGLPCRVYAPVGSHEDLLPYLVRRLLENGANSSFVNRITDERVPIADLIRDPVEMVASFASIPHPKIPLPVDLLRSQNHDRKNSMGANLANDNELRALAEQLNAAVKPWQAAPLVPGANPAGAALPVTNPADTGEVVGQWQAADAATVQKALANAVAAQPAWNRTPAASRAAILEHAADQLEARMPEFMALCVKEAGKSLPDGIAEVREAVDFLRYYAKQAREQFSHAEKLPSPTGESNELQLHGRGVFVCISPWNFPLAIFLGQVAAALAAGNSVIAKPAEQTNLIGYYAVKLLHDAGVPAEVVQYLPGDGATVGAALTADPRVAGVAFTGSTDTARAINRTMAARDAAIGVLIAETGGQNAFIADSSALPEQLVKDAIGSAFTSAGQRCSAARVLFVQDDIADKVMTMLAGAMKELKVGNPGLLSTDVGPVIDADALKILQDHAERMDREARLIAAAELSAEAANGTFFAPRAYELKDLGQLHKEIFGPVLHVIRWKGDQLDAVIDQINATGYGLTLGVHSRIDETVDRISNGIHVGNVYVNRNQIGAVVGVQPFGGQGLSGTGPKAGGPHYLLRFATEKTVTVNTTAAGGNASLLTLGD; the protein is encoded by the coding sequence ATGAACGCACCTTCCCCCTCCCCTGCCGCCCATGACGCCCCGCGTCCCGGCGCGCTGCTTTCGCCGGAACTGCCGGCGCCCCCCAACCCGTTCCGCCAGGCCATCACCGATGCCTGGTTGAAGGACGAGGCCAGCCACGTCCGCGAGCTGCTCGCGCAGGCCCGCCTGCCCGCCGAGGAACAGGCCAAGGTGCAGGCGCTGGCCGCCGACCTGGTCGGCCGCGTGCGCGTGCGCGCCAAGGACCAGGGCGCGATCGAAGCCTTCATGCGCCAGTACGACCTGGGCAGCGAAGAAGGCGTGCTGCTGATGTGCGTGGCCGAAGCGCTGCTGCGCATTCCGGACCAGGACACCGCCGACAAGCTGATCCGCGACAAGCTGGCCGATGCCGACTGGGAAAAGCACCTGGGCGGCAGCGACTCGGTGCTGGTCAACGCCTCCACCTGGGGCCTGATGCTGACCGGCAAGCTGGTGCAGATGAACGACGCCACCCGCGCCGATGCGCCCAGCGCGTTCAAGCGCCTGGTCGGCCGCGTCGGTGAGCCGGTGGTGCGCCTGGCCGTGCGCCAGGCGATGAAGATCATGGGCCACCAGTTCGTCATGGGCCGCACCATCAGCGAGGCGCTGTCGCGCTCGCACAAGGGCGACAACGCGGACTACCGCTACTCCTTCGACATGCTCGGCGAAGGCGCGCTGACCATGAAGGACGCGCTGCGCTACCTGGAAGACTACCGTCGTGCGATCCACGCCATCGGCGGCGATCACAAGGCACGCGGCGGCCGCCCGGAGGGCGACGTCAACAACGCGCCGGGCATCTCGATCAAGCTGTCGGCCCTGTACCCGCGCTACGAGCACGCCAAGCGCGAGCGCGTGCTGAAGGACCTGGTGCCGGGCGTGCTGGAACTGGCACAGCTGGCCAAGAGCTACGGCATCGGCTGCACCGTCGACGCCGAAGAGTCCGACCGCCTGGAACTGTCGCTGGACATCATCGAGCAGGTGTTCTCCGACGCCTCGCTGGCCGGCTGGGATGGCTTCGGCGTGGTCGTGCAGGCCTACCAGAAGCGCACACCGTACACGATCGACCACCTGGCCGACATGGCGCGCCGCGCCGGTCGCCGCCTGCAGGTGCGCCTGGTCAAGGGCGCCTACTGGGATGCCGAGATCAAGCGCGCGCAGATCGAAGGCTATCCGGGCTACCCGGTGTTCACCCGCAAGCAGAACACCGACGTGTCGTATCTGGCCTGCGCGAAGCGCCTGTTCACCCATGCCGACGCGATCTACCCGATGTTCGCCACGCACAACGCGCACACCATCGCGGCCGTGCGCAGCATCGCCAACGGTGGCGTGTACGAGCACCAGAAGCTGCACGGCATGGGCGACGACCTGTACGCCGAAGTGGTGCCGGCCGATCGCCTGGGCCTACCCTGCCGCGTGTACGCCCCGGTCGGTTCGCATGAAGACCTGCTGCCGTACCTGGTGCGCCGCCTGCTGGAAAACGGCGCCAACTCCAGCTTCGTCAACCGCATCACCGACGAGCGCGTGCCGATCGCCGACCTGATCCGCGATCCGGTCGAGATGGTCGCCTCGTTCGCTTCGATTCCGCATCCCAAGATCCCGCTGCCAGTAGACCTGCTGCGCAGCCAGAACCACGACAGGAAGAACTCCATGGGCGCCAACCTCGCCAACGACAACGAACTGCGCGCCCTGGCCGAGCAGCTCAACGCCGCCGTGAAGCCGTGGCAGGCCGCCCCGCTGGTACCGGGTGCGAACCCGGCCGGCGCCGCGCTGCCGGTGACCAACCCGGCCGACACCGGCGAAGTGGTCGGCCAGTGGCAGGCCGCCGATGCCGCCACCGTGCAGAAGGCGCTGGCCAATGCCGTGGCCGCCCAGCCGGCCTGGAACCGCACCCCGGCCGCCAGCCGCGCCGCCATCCTCGAGCACGCCGCCGACCAGCTGGAAGCGCGCATGCCAGAGTTCATGGCGCTGTGCGTGAAGGAAGCCGGCAAGAGCCTGCCCGACGGCATCGCCGAAGTGCGCGAAGCGGTGGACTTCCTGCGCTACTACGCCAAGCAGGCGCGCGAGCAGTTCAGCCACGCCGAGAAGCTGCCGAGCCCGACCGGTGAATCCAACGAGCTGCAGCTGCATGGCCGCGGCGTGTTCGTCTGCATCAGCCCGTGGAACTTCCCGCTGGCGATCTTCCTGGGCCAGGTCGCTGCTGCACTGGCCGCCGGCAACAGCGTCATCGCCAAGCCGGCCGAGCAGACCAACCTGATCGGCTACTACGCGGTGAAGCTGCTGCACGACGCCGGCGTGCCGGCCGAGGTGGTGCAGTACCTGCCGGGCGACGGCGCCACCGTCGGTGCCGCGCTGACCGCCGACCCGCGCGTGGCCGGTGTGGCCTTCACCGGTTCCACCGACACCGCCCGCGCGATCAACCGCACCATGGCCGCACGTGACGCCGCCATCGGCGTGCTGATCGCCGAGACCGGTGGCCAGAATGCCTTCATCGCAGACTCCTCGGCGCTGCCGGAACAGTTGGTCAAGGACGCGATCGGTTCGGCCTTCACCTCCGCCGGCCAGCGTTGCTCGGCCGCGCGCGTGCTGTTCGTGCAGGACGACATCGCCGACAAGGTGATGACCATGCTGGCCGGCGCGATGAAGGAACTGAAGGTCGGCAACCCCGGCCTGCTGTCCACCGACGTCGGCCCGGTGATCGACGCCGACGCGCTGAAAATCCTGCAGGACCATGCCGAGCGCATGGACCGCGAAGCGCGCCTGATCGCTGCGGCCGAACTGTCTGCCGAAGCCGCCAATGGCACCTTCTTCGCACCGCGTGCGTATGAACTGAAGGACCTGGGCCAGCTGCACAAGGAGATCTTCGGGCCGGTCCTGCACGTGATCCGCTGGAAGGGCGACCAGCTCGACGCGGTGATCGACCAGATCAACGCCACCGGCTACGGCCTGACCCTGGGCGTGCATTCGCGCATCGACGAGACCGTCGACCGCATCAGCAACGGCATCCACGTCGGCAACGTCTACGTCAACCGCAACCAGATCGGCGCGGTGGTCGGCGTGCAGCCGTTCGGCGGCCAGGGCCTGTCCGGCACCGGCCCGAAGGCCGGCGGCCCGCATTACCTGCTGCGCTTTGCCACCGAGAAGACGGTGACGGTGAACACCACCGCCGCCGGCGGCAACGCGTCGCTGCTGACCCTGGGCGACTGA
- a CDS encoding DUF2244 domain-containing protein yields the protein MIEVLPAPDGSGTQLRLRPPRALDARQFVLLFTVLSGAMWLVSALGWLAGNAFAPLFALLYSLLLAAALRALWRSGERQEEIRVVPAYVEVIPVPGGSPVFRAHPHWVRLLTDDERVRLASSGRQVEVGSFLAPAERQTLAETLESLLAASDGGNRRR from the coding sequence ATGATCGAGGTGCTTCCAGCTCCGGATGGGTCAGGTACGCAGCTGCGGCTGCGTCCCCCACGGGCGCTCGATGCCCGGCAGTTCGTCCTGTTGTTCACCGTGTTGTCGGGTGCGATGTGGCTGGTGTCCGCCCTCGGGTGGTTGGCCGGCAATGCATTCGCCCCCCTGTTCGCGCTGCTGTACAGCCTGTTGCTTGCAGCGGCACTGCGTGCCTTGTGGCGCAGTGGTGAACGGCAGGAGGAGATCCGGGTAGTCCCGGCGTACGTGGAGGTCATCCCCGTACCCGGTGGATCGCCGGTGTTCCGGGCCCACCCTCACTGGGTGCGCCTGCTCACCGACGATGAGAGGGTCCGGCTGGCATCCAGCGGCCGGCAGGTGGAGGTGGGGAGTTTCCTCGCGCCGGCCGAACGCCAGACGCTTGCAGAGACACTTGAAAGCTTGCTCGCCGCCAGCGATGGCGGCAACCGACGACGCTAA
- the coxB gene encoding cytochrome c oxidase subunit II codes for MKQSSRWGTKCVAAVAAMVAGGLVPVLAWAQAADPKPWQLNMGKGVTQTSRLAWESNNLSLIICTVIGVIVFGAMAYAIFKFRKSKGAVAATFSHNTKAEIIWTVIPVIILIVMAWPATANLIKMYDTRDAEMTVKVTGYQWMWKYEYLGENVTFTSRLDRESDRVRQSGIVPTRESHPHYLLDVDNRLVLPVDTKVRFVITSDDVIHAWWVPALGWKQDAIPGFINEAWTSIEQPGVYRGQCAELCGKDHGFMPIVVEAVSKEEFKQWLAQRKPVPPVEPATPAVPAEPTAPAGEAPAAPAAAEAGSVPATAASGA; via the coding sequence ATGAAGCAAAGCAGCAGGTGGGGCACGAAGTGCGTTGCAGCGGTCGCCGCCATGGTGGCCGGGGGACTGGTTCCGGTGTTGGCCTGGGCCCAGGCGGCCGATCCCAAGCCGTGGCAGCTGAACATGGGCAAGGGGGTGACCCAGACCTCGCGCCTGGCCTGGGAATCGAACAACCTGTCGTTGATCATCTGCACGGTGATCGGCGTCATCGTGTTCGGCGCGATGGCCTACGCCATCTTCAAGTTCCGCAAATCCAAGGGCGCGGTCGCCGCCACCTTCAGCCACAACACCAAGGCCGAGATCATCTGGACGGTGATCCCGGTGATCATCCTGATCGTGATGGCGTGGCCGGCCACGGCCAACCTGATCAAGATGTACGACACCCGCGATGCCGAAATGACGGTGAAGGTCACCGGCTACCAGTGGATGTGGAAGTACGAATATCTCGGCGAGAACGTCACCTTCACCAGCCGCCTGGACCGCGAGTCCGACCGCGTGCGGCAGAGCGGCATCGTGCCGACCCGCGAAAGCCACCCACACTACCTGCTGGACGTCGACAACCGCCTGGTGCTGCCGGTCGATACCAAGGTGCGTTTCGTCATCACTTCCGATGACGTGATCCACGCCTGGTGGGTACCGGCGCTGGGCTGGAAGCAGGACGCCATCCCCGGCTTCATCAATGAAGCCTGGACCAGCATCGAGCAGCCCGGTGTCTACCGCGGCCAGTGCGCCGAGCTGTGCGGCAAGGACCACGGCTTCATGCCGATCGTGGTCGAGGCGGTGTCCAAGGAGGAATTCAAGCAGTGGCTGGCGCAGCGCAAGCCCGTGCCGCCTGTTGAGCCGGCGACGCCTGCGGTACCTGCCGAACCGACGGCACCGGCGGGCGAGGCACCGGCTGCGCCTGCTGCTGCAGAAGCGGGCAGCGTACCTGCCACCGCGGCCAGCGGAGCGTGA
- the ctaD gene encoding cytochrome c oxidase subunit I: protein MAHSAVGHDDHHHQQSFFERWFFSTNHKDIGTLYLGFSFIMFIIGAAMSVVIRAELAQPGLQFVKPEFFNQMTTVHALVMIFGGVMPAFVGLANWMIPLQIGAPDMALPRMNNWSFWLLPVAFSLLLLTLFLPGGAPAGGWTLYPPLSLQGGYNVAFSVFAIHVAGISSIMGAINIIATVLNMRAPGIDLLKMPIFCWAWLITAFLLIAVMPVLAGAVTMLLTDKFFGTSFFNAAGGGDPVMYQHIFWFFGHPEVYIMILPAFGVVSEIIPTFSRKPLFGYQAMVYATAAIAFLSFIVWAHHMFTVGMPLGGEIYFMFATMLISIPTGVKVFNWVSTMWRGSLTFEAPMLWSVAFVILFTIGGFSGLMLAIVAADFQYHDTYFVVAHFHYVLVTGAVFALIAAVYYWWPKWTGRMYSEKWAKVHFWWSIVFVNLLFFPQHFLGLAGMPRRIPDYSVAFADWNLISSIGAFGMFVTPFMMAAILLSSLRNGEKADARSWEGARGLEWTLPSPAPAHTFTTPPTIRPGDLAHDDITH from the coding sequence ATGGCGCACTCGGCAGTTGGGCACGACGATCACCATCACCAGCAGAGTTTCTTCGAGCGTTGGTTCTTCTCGACCAACCACAAGGACATCGGCACGCTGTACCTGGGTTTCAGCTTCATCATGTTCATCATCGGCGCGGCGATGAGCGTGGTGATCCGCGCCGAGCTGGCGCAGCCGGGCCTGCAGTTCGTCAAGCCCGAGTTCTTCAACCAGATGACCACCGTGCATGCGCTGGTGATGATCTTTGGCGGCGTGATGCCGGCCTTCGTCGGCCTCGCCAACTGGATGATCCCGCTGCAGATCGGCGCGCCGGACATGGCGCTGCCGCGCATGAACAACTGGTCGTTCTGGCTGCTGCCGGTGGCCTTCAGCCTGCTGCTGCTGACCCTGTTCCTGCCCGGTGGTGCACCGGCCGGCGGCTGGACGTTGTACCCGCCACTGTCGCTGCAGGGCGGCTACAACGTCGCCTTCAGCGTGTTCGCCATCCACGTGGCCGGCATCAGTTCGATCATGGGCGCGATCAACATCATCGCCACCGTGCTCAACATGCGTGCGCCCGGCATTGATCTGCTGAAGATGCCGATCTTCTGCTGGGCCTGGTTGATCACCGCCTTCCTGCTGATCGCGGTGATGCCGGTGCTGGCCGGCGCGGTGACCATGCTGCTGACCGACAAGTTCTTCGGTACCAGCTTCTTCAACGCCGCCGGTGGCGGTGACCCGGTGATGTACCAGCACATCTTCTGGTTCTTCGGGCACCCCGAGGTCTACATCATGATCCTGCCCGCCTTCGGCGTGGTCAGCGAAATCATCCCGACCTTCAGCCGCAAGCCGTTGTTCGGCTACCAGGCCATGGTGTACGCCACCGCCGCGATCGCGTTCCTGTCGTTCATCGTCTGGGCCCACCACATGTTCACCGTGGGCATGCCGCTGGGCGGCGAGATCTACTTCATGTTCGCCACCATGCTGATCTCGATCCCGACCGGCGTGAAGGTGTTCAACTGGGTCAGCACGATGTGGCGTGGCTCGCTGACGTTCGAGGCGCCGATGCTGTGGTCGGTGGCCTTCGTCATCCTGTTCACCATCGGTGGCTTCTCCGGCCTGATGCTGGCCATCGTGGCGGCGGACTTCCAGTACCACGACACCTACTTCGTGGTCGCGCACTTCCACTACGTGCTGGTGACCGGCGCGGTGTTCGCGCTGATCGCCGCGGTGTACTACTGGTGGCCGAAGTGGACCGGGCGCATGTACAGCGAGAAGTGGGCCAAGGTGCACTTCTGGTGGTCGATCGTGTTCGTCAACCTGCTGTTCTTCCCGCAGCATTTCCTCGGCCTGGCCGGCATGCCGCGCCGTATTCCCGATTACAGCGTGGCCTTCGCCGACTGGAACCTGATCAGCTCGATCGGTGCATTCGGCATGTTCGTGACCCCGTTCATGATGGCGGCGATCCTGCTGTCCTCGCTGCGCAACGGCGAGAAGGCCGACGCCCGTTCCTGGGAGGGTGCGCGCGGCCTGGAGTGGACGCTGCCGTCGCCGGCACCGGCGCACACCTTCACCACGCCGCCGACCATCCGCCCGGGAGATCTGGCGCATGACGACATCACGCATTGA
- a CDS encoding cytochrome c oxidase assembly protein, with product MSEAPASTPSRSAGLPRLIGVAVAVFLLTFSLVPLYRIACEKVFGVRLERGPGGEASAGAASGKRTVRVEFDGGVNSRLPWSFHPEQLTMDVVPGELNEALYFARNDSQQAVVGSAVPSVAPARASGFFSKTECFCFTAQTLQAGEKRDMPVRFIVDPDLPPEIKTITLSYTFYRNDALSDRLAPAATSEGAHAAP from the coding sequence ATGAGCGAGGCGCCGGCCAGCACACCGTCCCGCAGCGCCGGGCTGCCGCGCCTGATCGGTGTGGCGGTGGCGGTGTTCCTGCTGACGTTCTCGCTGGTTCCGCTGTACCGCATCGCCTGCGAAAAGGTGTTCGGCGTGCGCCTGGAGCGCGGCCCCGGTGGCGAAGCCAGTGCGGGTGCGGCGTCTGGCAAGCGCACTGTGCGCGTGGAGTTCGATGGCGGTGTCAATTCCCGCCTGCCGTGGTCATTCCACCCCGAGCAGTTGACCATGGACGTGGTGCCCGGCGAACTCAACGAGGCGCTGTACTTCGCCCGCAATGACAGCCAGCAGGCGGTGGTTGGCAGCGCGGTGCCTTCGGTAGCGCCGGCGCGCGCATCGGGCTTCTTCAGCAAGACCGAATGTTTCTGTTTCACCGCGCAGACGCTGCAGGCCGGCGAGAAGCGCGACATGCCGGTGCGCTTCATCGTCGATCCGGACCTGCCGCCGGAAATCAAGACGATCACCTTGTCCTACACCTTCTACCGCAACGACGCGCTGTCCGATCGGCTGGCCCCGGCCGCCACCTCGGAAGGCGCGCACGCTGCTCCCTGA
- a CDS encoding cytochrome c oxidase subunit 3: MAQTPTDANVYFVPAQSKWPFVGSIAMMVTMVGVASWLNDASWGRWTFYIGIAMLVLTLFWWFSDVVRESQAGNYNHQVDGSFRMGMIWFIFSEVMFFGAFFGALFYTRNLGLSWLSGEGRGVMTNELLWQGYSAGWPTNGPAAIGGAFQTIPAWGLPLINTLILLTSGVTLTIAHHALKAGNRRQLLIWLGLTVVLGLGFLTLQAEEYIHAYKELNLTLGSGIYGSTFFMLTGFHGAHVLLGTIMLIVMWLRSAKGHFTRDNHFGFEAAAWYWHFVDVVWLMLFLFVYVL; encoded by the coding sequence ATGGCCCAGACACCGACCGATGCCAACGTGTACTTCGTCCCGGCCCAGAGCAAATGGCCGTTCGTGGGTTCCATCGCGATGATGGTGACCATGGTGGGCGTGGCCAGCTGGCTCAACGATGCCAGCTGGGGACGCTGGACGTTCTACATCGGTATCGCGATGCTGGTGCTCACCCTGTTCTGGTGGTTCAGCGACGTGGTGCGTGAATCGCAGGCGGGCAACTACAACCACCAGGTCGATGGCTCGTTCCGGATGGGGATGATCTGGTTCATCTTCTCCGAAGTGATGTTCTTCGGCGCGTTCTTCGGCGCACTGTTCTACACCCGCAACCTGGGCCTGTCGTGGCTCAGTGGCGAAGGCCGCGGCGTAATGACCAACGAGCTGCTCTGGCAGGGCTATTCCGCCGGATGGCCGACCAATGGCCCGGCCGCGATCGGTGGCGCGTTCCAGACCATCCCGGCCTGGGGCCTGCCGCTGATCAACACCCTGATCCTGCTCACCTCCGGCGTGACCCTGACCATCGCCCACCATGCGCTGAAGGCCGGCAACCGCCGCCAGCTGCTGATCTGGCTGGGCCTGACCGTGGTGCTCGGCCTCGGCTTCCTGACCCTGCAGGCGGAGGAATACATCCACGCCTACAAGGAACTGAACCTGACGCTCGGCTCCGGCATCTACGGCTCGACCTTCTTCATGCTGACCGGCTTCCACGGCGCGCACGTGCTGCTGGGCACGATCATGCTGATCGTGATGTGGCTGCGCTCGGCCAAGGGACACTTCACCCGCGACAACCATTTCGGTTTCGAAGCCGCCGCGTGGTACTGGCACTTCGTCGACGTGGTGTGGCTGATGCTGTTCCTGTTCGTCTACGTGCTCTGA
- a CDS encoding twin transmembrane helix small protein, which translates to MSDSLKTLLVIAFLIVIVWNLGAGLYYLLVDRGQTKRTVNALTRRIAVSVALILLVIVSIYMGWIKPHGIGG; encoded by the coding sequence ATGAGTGATTCGCTGAAGACCCTGCTGGTAATCGCGTTTCTGATCGTCATCGTCTGGAATCTGGGCGCGGGCCTGTATTACCTGCTGGTCGACCGCGGCCAGACCAAGCGCACGGTCAACGCACTGACCCGCCGCATCGCGGTGTCGGTGGCATTGATCCTGCTGGTGATCGTGAGCATCTACATGGGCTGGATCAAACCGCACGGCATCGGCGGCTGA
- a CDS encoding SURF1 family protein → MMRQHTRVIGWLLAMLAMAGFSALGLWQLQRMHAKQAMLDAQGPAVAQALPLAQALAAPGALHGVADHGRFLPGMVLLDNQTRHGRAGVKIYRPFRSDDGSVLLVDLGWRALPPDRTLPDIPAPPSPVAVRGLLAPPPSAGLALGPAFSATGEAGRWLASRLPAEGLARALGLQTLPDRVLRLDPALPFGDERDLDLLPNTLPPQRHLGYAVQWFGLALTVLVVAVVLERRRRRPIAR, encoded by the coding sequence ATGATGCGCCAGCACACGCGCGTGATCGGATGGCTGCTGGCGATGCTGGCGATGGCCGGTTTCAGCGCATTGGGGCTGTGGCAGCTTCAGCGCATGCATGCCAAACAGGCAATGTTGGATGCGCAGGGGCCAGCTGTAGCGCAGGCGCTGCCGCTGGCGCAGGCCCTGGCGGCGCCCGGCGCGTTGCACGGCGTGGCCGACCACGGCCGCTTCCTGCCAGGCATGGTGCTGCTGGACAACCAGACCCGGCATGGCCGCGCCGGGGTGAAGATCTATCGTCCGTTCCGCAGTGACGATGGCAGCGTCCTGCTGGTCGATCTCGGTTGGCGTGCGTTGCCGCCGGATCGCACGCTGCCGGACATACCGGCGCCGCCTTCGCCGGTGGCCGTACGTGGTCTGCTGGCGCCGCCGCCGTCAGCGGGACTGGCACTGGGCCCGGCGTTCTCCGCCACTGGTGAGGCCGGGCGTTGGCTGGCCAGCCGTTTGCCGGCCGAAGGCCTGGCGCGCGCGCTGGGGCTGCAGACGCTACCCGACCGCGTGCTGCGGCTGGACCCGGCGCTGCCATTCGGCGACGAGCGCGATCTGGACCTGCTGCCGAACACGCTGCCGCCGCAGCGCCACCTGGGCTACGCCGTGCAGTGGTTCGGGCTGGCCCTGACCGTGCTGGTGGTGGCCGTGGTGCTGGAGCGGCGCAGGAGACGCCCCATCGCCCGGTAG
- a CDS encoding COX15/CtaA family protein: MSLSARPALHRNFHRLAWFAMIMTASTIMFGAFVRLSDAGLSCPDWPTCYGQATWPQHVEETIGHPAAEIRPLETHKAWREQVHRFLAGALGIEILTLALLATRKRRFGSTAVVTACVLVAAGIPLYMMGWHGTASALALIGEAILLIAALRWSNIDLARAALLTLAVVIFQALLGMWTVTLLLKPIVVMGHLLGGMLMFGLLVWMAWRATHMPITLAEAPKLKWLLRIGVAVLVTQIALGGWVSANYAALACGGGSASLDNFPRCANQWWPQHNFVEGFTLWRGIGVDYEGGVLDGASRIAIQMAHRLFAVVVAVYLLWLGVRLFRLPSMRGWASALIALLVLQVTLGILNVKLALPLEVAVAHNGVAVALLFVLVSLLARLRAPD, translated from the coding sequence ATGAGCCTTTCCGCGCGTCCGGCGCTGCACCGCAATTTCCACCGCCTGGCGTGGTTCGCCATGATCATGACCGCAAGCACGATCATGTTCGGCGCCTTCGTGCGCTTGTCCGATGCCGGCCTGAGCTGCCCGGACTGGCCGACCTGCTATGGCCAGGCCACCTGGCCGCAGCACGTGGAAGAGACCATCGGCCACCCGGCGGCGGAGATCCGCCCGCTGGAGACCCACAAGGCCTGGCGTGAGCAGGTGCACCGCTTCCTGGCGGGCGCGCTGGGCATCGAGATCCTGACCCTGGCCCTGTTGGCCACGCGCAAGCGGCGATTCGGAAGCACGGCGGTGGTGACCGCCTGCGTACTGGTGGCCGCCGGCATACCGCTGTACATGATGGGCTGGCACGGCACCGCCAGTGCCCTGGCGTTGATCGGCGAGGCGATCCTGCTGATCGCCGCGCTGCGCTGGAGCAACATCGATCTCGCACGTGCGGCGCTGCTGACCCTGGCGGTGGTGATCTTCCAGGCCCTGCTGGGCATGTGGACGGTGACCCTGCTGCTCAAGCCCATCGTGGTGATGGGCCATCTGCTCGGCGGCATGCTGATGTTCGGCCTGCTGGTGTGGATGGCCTGGCGTGCGACGCACATGCCGATCACCCTGGCCGAAGCGCCGAAGCTGAAGTGGCTGCTGCGCATCGGCGTGGCGGTGCTGGTCACCCAGATCGCGCTGGGGGGCTGGGTCAGCGCCAACTACGCCGCACTCGCCTGCGGCGGTGGCAGCGCCTCGCTGGACAACTTCCCGCGCTGCGCCAACCAGTGGTGGCCGCAGCACAACTTCGTCGAAGGCTTCACCCTGTGGCGTGGCATCGGCGTGGATTACGAAGGCGGCGTGCTGGATGGCGCCTCGCGCATCGCCATCCAGATGGCACACCGCCTGTTCGCGGTAGTGGTGGCCGTCTACCTGCTGTGGCTGGGCGTGCGCCTGTTCCGGTTGCCGAGCATGCGTGGCTGGGCCAGCGCGCTGATCGCGCTGCTGGTGCTGCAGGTCACCCTCGGCATCCTCAACGTGAAGCTGGCGCTGCCACTGGAAGTGGCGGTGGCCCACAACGGCGTGGCCGTTGCCCTGTTGTTCGTGCTGGTCAGCCTGCTGGCCCGCCTGCGTGCCCCGGACTGA
- the cyoE gene encoding heme o synthase: protein MFSNYRQYWDLTKPKVVALIVFTALVGMVLAIPGVPSWEQVRAGVLGFLGIWLAASAAAAINQLLDAHIDAQMARTSWRPLVVGKVKPWQVLVFAGVLIVLSMTILVLWVNLITAVLTFASLIGYAVIYTVYLKRATSQNIVIGGLAGAMPPMLGWAAVTGMQGSSDWAYSSLLVLIIFIWTPPHFWALAIFRREDYAKAEIPMLPVTHGVVHTRKQIMVYSVVLALVCLLPYLVGMSGAFYLGGAIVLNAVFLWYAWRMLDPPDELFSMKMFYYSIVYLMALFAFLLVDHWILPWL, encoded by the coding sequence ATGTTTTCCAATTACCGCCAGTACTGGGACCTGACCAAGCCCAAGGTCGTTGCCCTCATTGTCTTCACCGCCCTGGTCGGCATGGTCCTGGCCATCCCCGGCGTGCCCAGCTGGGAGCAGGTGCGCGCAGGCGTGCTCGGCTTCCTCGGTATCTGGCTGGCCGCTTCGGCCGCCGCCGCGATCAACCAGCTGCTCGATGCGCACATCGATGCGCAGATGGCCCGCACCTCGTGGCGCCCGCTGGTGGTGGGCAAGGTCAAGCCGTGGCAGGTGCTGGTGTTCGCCGGCGTGCTGATCGTGCTGTCGATGACCATCCTGGTGCTGTGGGTGAACCTGATCACCGCGGTGCTGACCTTCGCCTCGCTGATCGGCTACGCGGTGATCTACACCGTGTACCTCAAGCGTGCGACCTCGCAGAACATCGTCATCGGTGGCCTGGCCGGCGCGATGCCGCCGATGCTGGGCTGGGCCGCGGTGACCGGCATGCAGGGTTCGTCGGACTGGGCGTACTCGTCGCTGCTGGTGCTGATCATCTTCATCTGGACCCCGCCGCACTTCTGGGCGCTGGCGATCTTCCGCCGCGAGGACTACGCCAAGGCGGAGATCCCGATGCTGCCGGTGACCCATGGCGTGGTGCACACCCGCAAGCAGATCATGGTGTATTCGGTGGTGCTGGCGCTGGTCTGCCTGCTGCCCTACCTGGTGGGCATGAGCGGTGCGTTCTACCTGGGCGGCGCGATCGTGCTCAACGCCGTGTTCCTCTGGTACGCCTGGCGCATGCTGGACCCGCCGGACGAGCTGTTCTCGATGAAGATGTTCTATTACTCCATCGTCTACCTGATGGCGCTGTTCGCCTTCCTGCTGGTGGACCACTGGATCCTGCCCTGGTTGTAA